CAGTGGTCCACCCAGAATATAGTGTCGTCTCCTCTCCCAACATGCTTCGTAATCACACACTCCATACTAATTCTCCCATATTAGTCAAGTCATGTTGAATACTTGCAATCTTGTTCCATACACCAGAAATAGATTTGTTAGATATAATATTAGAGGGCCTAATACAAAGGTTATGGATTCCTTTAATAACACATACCCAATTTGCTGTCGGATTTGTTCTCAAACGCCGCCACCACTTGGTTAATAGGGAAATATTAAGAGCCCTAATCAATCCCACACCCAAACCTCCCATATTCTTTGGAGCAATAATTTTGTCCCACGAAacctaatgtatttttttttccgTCCCCAGCCCCTTCCCATATGAATTTTCTCTTGATGCCTTGCAAAGTATTTAACACCCCGATAGGTGTAGCAAACAGCAACATGAAGAATGTTGGGAGATTTCCCTGCTTTAActcttgatcatttatgttgaATATACAATATTTCTAATGAAGATTGTCTCAAAATACATTGCTTCTAGCCTTCTACACACAATTATGTCTTCCTAAACTATTGTTATGGAAAGAGTTAAAGCAACTCATCATTTGTTTAACTAAtacatttttgtttctgttttatgtTTATCCCTATACTAAAATAATCAAAATTTGGTTGTATGTTATTTTTATATTTGTCTATTTTTGTTTCTTGTGATTCTTAATCGTTATTGGATTGTAACATTTTGTAGTTTACTAGTTGTAAGttgttaatatatataaaaagactTTTTTACTATTAATTCACACACTCCTAAATCTATTTTTCAATCTACACGTATGTTCCACTTTAAGTCCGAAACTCTACACAATATATAAACATTATCTGTAAGAGACGAGGTCATTAATGTATTTTCTCCTTTTTTGCTAAGGTTTTATAAACTTTTGTATGACAAATTGTATGAAAATTACCACAGTTTCTTGATTTTTCAGTATAATCCTTCATGGACTTTTATATaattcaacccaaaatttttctATTAAAACCAACCCTACGGGTGATAGAAAGTTTAACATGTAAACTTATtcaataaaacaataaaatgTTATATAATTTAAACTCTGTATATTATTcttttataatttaataaataataaaaaaataaaaacttttcattttgattacaatgtatttaaaataaaaataaagattaTGATAAAAATGGTTTCGTGGTGTAGTTGGTTATCACGTCAGTCTAACACACTGAAGGTCTCCGGTTCGAACCCGGGCGAAGCcacatattttattttcaaatattttttgttttcaaaacgaGCACGTGACTCGTGAGTCATCATCCATGACTCACCAAAGTGATCCGCCACGTCAGCCAGCTGGTAAAGTAGATTCTGTATCTGGATTGGATAGGGTGCACCCCGTGTGGGTTAATTCACGCCACTCGTACCTCAAAACGATATCCATTAACTCACTTGACTGTCCATTACGACGTCGTAAAGTCGACCAGTCCTTTCTAACGCACACCCTAATCTCATAATCTCATAATCCCCACACAAAAAAACCAACGAAAACTCCCATTCACCTCGCAATGGCTGCTGTTCCGATCACTTGTGTTAAGTTCACGACTTCTTCCATGCACACCAATCAGGTCAACTCTTTGACTTCTTCTTCCCATTTCTACTTTCTAAAATACCAAAGTTCCATGTTTTAGTTTATTCACCATTATGGTATTGATGTAGGTGATTCAATATTCCGAAAGCCTGTAAAAAGTAGTACATTAATGTGTAATATCATCAATTCAATTTATAATATGGTTAGAGGTTATTGTGCTAATTATATATGCTTACTTAATTTTGGCTTGAAGCATTACAAAATGGTAATTAGATTGGTAGGTTCTTGAGGAATAAAGATATTGGGCTACACAATATTGGCTAAAAATGTCAAGGTGTGTGCTAAATTGATTTAAAAAGAATTATTTGAACACGTATATAATAGAACTCAATAAAAGAAACGATTATATATAACCCTTTATTATTCACTACTAATGTTTATTTAGCCGCCTATATATAAATCCTAATCTTAATTCTGAGTTGCGCCTTCTATTAATGTTCtcaagtttattatgtaaataagATAAGATGTATATGTCTGTAGTCATATGTATTTATGCCTGTATGTAAAATTGTAAATAGAGAATGTAAAATTGGTGATTTCAGCAATGGATGCAAAGATTTAAAATTTAAGACGCATGCATTGCATTGGATTGAGTCATTGAGTTGATTTTTTGTCATCATATATAACTATTTTGTTAAATATGATTATAAAACTATATTAGTgcaataatatatattttaatttagtGATTAAGGATGTACTTCAATAACTTTTTTATCAACATGGTACATTTTGACCATTTTTAATAATATTACCAACGACCCATATTAAGTAAATATGGCTGATCAAATCGCTCATTTATTATAGATACATAAATAAGCTGAAATGAACACTTAATTGTAACCTACTCACATTAATTTAATTTGTTGCTTCTCATAGATAATAGCCAAACCTTCGATACACAAGTTAGTCTCATTGGGTCGGGTCACAAGTGGTGTCCCTTGCTTGAGACTGAGAGCATCCCGTTTTCAAATCTCTTGTGCAGTAAGTAATTCTCTTTCCTATTTTGTTTATCAAAAATCAAATATATATGCAGGTGATTATGTTTATATCGgactattaaataattaatattgatATTGGTAAATCATACAATTTGATAATATATAGGCAAAGCCAGAGACAGTGACCAAAGTTTGTGAAATTGTTAAGACGCAATTGGCTTTGTCAGCAGACTCTGTGGTTGAACCCGACTCTAAATTCTCAGCCCTTGGTGCCGATTCCCTTGATACGGTATATTTTCGTCATTGCTTAAATTTATTATTTCTACTAACCAACTTTATGACCAAACTCTTCAAAACAACGTGTTATTGTTCCGATTATTATTAGATACGGTTTGGTGAAAGTTGGATTTTGTCCAAGTTTTGATTTCCAGGACAATCTTTGTGGTTTTATTTTCTTGCAATTATCATTTCTTGGTCATTAAATCTGACCTCAGCTAttaggtttatttatttatttatttatttattatatataaatatgatcAATTTGGCTGCTAGTTTCTTAATTTGCAAGAAAATAAAACAATAAGAACAATCCTTGCAAGAAAATCAATTTTTACATTGGACTGAAAAGCAAATTtctcaaaccacaaggaccattttcaTAACTTACGCCTACTGTTATAGCTAATGGCTATAATGTTAATGCTTTGTAATAACTAATAAGACAATATAATACGCTTAgataaaattttatatatttgttCTTGATTTGTGTTTTGCATGAACAAGATGCACAAAAATTATGACTAGATTACAAAATATATAATCGGATTGCAATCCAAGACTATGTATATAAGTTTATGTTTTTATTACTAGGTTACCTATTATAAGAACGTGATCTAAATGGGACCATGAATATTTGGATAAATGTAGGTTGAAATAGTGATGACATTAGAAGAAGAATTTGGCATCAGTGTTGAAGAGGAGAATTCCCAAAACATAACTACGGTTCAGGAAGCTGCTGACCTTATTGAGAAACTTGTTGAGAAGAAAAACGCAACGGCTTGAATGTTATCATCATTATAATTATGATTTCTTAGGTCACCCGATATATTAAACAATTCATTCATTTCAAGATTTTGTTTGGAATCGAGAAAAAAATCATAAGTATGATCAATTATTCGCTAGATTTTTGGATTTAATGAGACGTGTTTTTGGATCTATGggaatgttatgttttatgtatatGTGTTTTTGGATCGAtggaaatgttatattttatgtaTATTCTTGATAACCCTTTAATGGTCCATTTTCCTAGATTGTTCACGTTAGAAACTGATATAGATTGCTTAATTAATCAGAGATAGAATGATACTTAGGGTTTGATAGTTGTTGACTGGGTTAGAAGCCGACTGAGTTAGAAGTTCTGACTGGGTTAGCTTCTGACTGAAACTTGTTGTTTGATATTGCTTCTGACTGATCGTgcaaaatgactatattaccctcatacaacatttttttataataattcctTTATGATTTACCATTtaatttataacattttttttataaatactaCATTTaggatattttttttataataagcaAAACATTGTCATCTCTTAGTCCTAATTTGAATAGAATATTCCAAAATAGAACAAATACATTCATAAGAGCAAACACCTTCCAAGTTCCAAGTTCCATGAATCAAAAATAAAACAGAATGCAATCTCAtaacaaacaaaaaattaaattacATACCTGAGTTCTTGCATCTTCACGTTTAACTTGACAAATTATAGATATAGTTTTATTACTTGCACATTGTAGAGTTCTATCCttacaacaagatcaaacactaTTATCAAAATCATGTGAAGCTCTAGCATACAAACATGAAACTGTTGTAGATGCTGCATCTttcaaatcatttggattcatgTGAAGATCCTTTAAATTGGTTGTAGGAGCTCCCATGGAAGAATAATTTTTGTCCCTCTAGGAATTGAGAAATACAAATACCATTTAGGATCATAATCAAGCTGTTCATTAGAACTCACAAGACTATATTGTCTTATAAGATCATAATCAGTTTCTCCACATTACTAGTTAGATCCCCTTAAATCCAACTCATAAGAAATCAATGATTTGTGTtcttgtagctgattcaacattaGAACATTAATTAATAAGCAACAACCGTaaaaaataataatcataattgaaatatTAAGCAACTTGAAGCAGGAAAACGATCCAGAACACTGAAAACATATATCAAAAACCTAAGAACCGATGACAGTGATCACTGATTGGGAATTCAAATGGAAAAGTTTCTTACCTTATGCAACAACTAGGGCTTTAGTGAGAGGAACAATACTAATCAACAATTAGGTCTTTGAACAATCGATATGGAAATCGTTTTGCAAAGATAAAGTGGAGACGAGAGACGAAACTAACAATGAAGGGGAGAGACGCCGGAGGATGAGGTTGACGACATCGATTACGATGGAGGATGAGGCCGACAgttgaggaggaagcaatgaaGCTTAAGAATTTCATTCGTTCATGACATTAGCGATGAAATAGAAGATGTGTTAAAGAGCACGCATGATTTGGGATAAGGGCAAACAAGAGATTTTTCTCAGTCAGCTGTATTTTTTGGTGGACCGAATCAACCATTATTTATGGACCGAGTTAGAAATATGGATCGGTTCAGATACAAATCAAACAGTCTGGATTGTATTTGATCAGACCGAGTCAGACAAAAACGTCTGACCGGACCAGGTAAGCATCAAATCAAACAGGCTCTTAGTGGAATTGGTATTGGAATTGGTCTACTGTCTCGGTAACGATATTTGAACTTTTGCAACAATTTCTTGACTTTCTACATGACTTCCATTCTTCGAATTATGTTAATAGATGGAGTGAAACTTAGATGCTCTAGACTCTTTTTCAATAGCGGAAGTTAGAAGATGTATGGATGAAGTCACTCTTCATGAGGGTAATATATTCAATATAAGGATTAATGTGGTGTGTGGTTATCCCATTCCGATCGGTCTTATGGAAGCTATGCTACTAAGCTTTAAGTTTAGAATATGTTAACACAATTAACCAAAATAACTCTTTGATTATTATGAGAAAATCACTCAAAACTCACAATGTTTACATTGTCTCTCAATGATCATAACTCGATCTAAAAACAATGTATATATAGACCTACATTCTACCAACTTGTAGAACAAGATTAGGACTCTAAAACCGACTTGCTTAAAATCCCATTCTTACTTGGTCTCCAAGTCCTACTtgacttaggattccaacaatcACTCCTGAATCTCTAAGTCCTTCTAGAGACATCTTCGATTCTGATCAAGCTCCACATTTCCTTGAACTTGGTTCGAGCTAGTGGTTTAGTAAGAATGTCTACCTTTTTTTATTCACCGGGAATGTACTCCACCTCTACTTGTTCGTTTTCAACACAATTACGAATGAAGTGAAACCTCATGTGAATGTGTTTACTCCTTCCATGAAAAACGAGATTCTTTGTTAGTTTGATAGCCGACTTGTTATCAACTCTTAAAACCACTTTCTCTTACACTTTGTTCATGATTTCTCCGAGCAAATCTTGAAGCCATATTGCTTGACATGCGGTCGCTGTGGCCGCCATGAACTCTGCCTCGCAAGATGATAAAGTAATGGTATCTTGGTTTGCGAACATCATGTTATCGGAGATGACCCGTAGTAGAAAATGTGACCGGTTGTGCTTTTTCCGTCATCCAGGTCAACATTGTGACTACTATCATTATAACCAATGAGTCGGTTTTGTCTAATTCTCTCGTACTTGATTCCGTATCCCGTTGTTTCTCGTAAGTACCTTAGGATATGTTTGATTGCACCGCCATGTGATTCTCTTGGACTTTGCATGTATCGGCTAACGACTCCAACCACGTATGTCATATCGGGTCTTGTTTGCAAGAGATATCTAAGGCATCCTACCGCCTTTCGATACTGTGTTGGGTCGATTTTGGGTTCATCTTTGGCCTTCCACAATTTATTTAGGGTCCATGGGAATGTGGGTCAGATTGTCATGTAAACCGGCTTCTTTTAGAATGCGTTGAGCATATGCTTCTTGGTTTATAGTGATCCCCGATTCTTCATGTTTAACTTCAATGCTAAGGTAGTAAGTTAATCTTCCAAGATCCGACATCTCAAAGTTCTTTGACATTTccatcttgaatcttttaatcaaGCTCAAACTTGTACCTTTGACAAATAAATTGTGAAATTCGAGTGATGTGAATTCTCCACCTCGATCtcttctaaaaattttcaaagtCTTTCCCATTTCATTCTC
The genomic region above belongs to Lactuca sativa cultivar Salinas chromosome 4, Lsat_Salinas_v11, whole genome shotgun sequence and contains:
- the LOC111895423 gene encoding acyl carrier protein 4, chloroplastic, which codes for MAAVPITCVKFTTSSMHTNQIIAKPSIHKLVSLGRVTSGVPCLRLRASRFQISCAAKPETVTKVCEIVKTQLALSADSVVEPDSKFSALGADSLDTVEIVMTLEEEFGISVEEENSQNITTVQEAADLIEKLVEKKNATA